The window GACGCCGCTTGAACAACGACGTCAGTCTGCGTAATTTCATGAAATCCTGCGATAGGCCTCTTTATTCGTGTCTATTGGATAGGGTTCAGTCCATTAGGCCGGTTCTTTTTATATTGCAAATTTTATTTCCCTTAGATAGGCTTCGACACGTTCGCGTACGGCGGCGGCGCTGTCGAGGGCGAGGGCTTCGTTGGCCAGGCGGCGAGCGTCGGCCAGGGTGACGGCGCGGACGAGCCGCCGGACGGCGGGCAGCGATGCAGGAGAGGCGCTGAGCTCGTCGAGGCCGAGGCCGAGGAGGAGGACGGCGGCGACAGGGTCGGCGGCCAGCTCGCCGCAGATGCCGGCAGGCTTGCCGGCGGCCCGGGCGGCGGCAGCGACCGTGCTGATAAGCCGCAGCACTCCGGGATCGAGGGGCTGGTAGAGGTGGCCGAGGGTTTCGTTCATGCGATCAACTGCCAGTGCGTATTGGGTGAGGTCGTTGGTGCCGAGGCTGAAGAAGTCGCTGTGGCGGGCGAAGATGTCGGCGGCGGCGGCGACGGCGGGTACTTCGACCATGATGCCGACAGGCAGGGCGGAGTTGTGGGCAAGGCCGCCCGCGGCTAGTTCGGCCTTGCATTCGGCGAGCAGGGCGTTGGCGCGGGTGATTTCGCCGACGGCGGCGATCATGGGGTACATGAGCCGCACGTCGCCGTGGGCGGAGGCGCGGAGGATGGCTCTGAGCTGGGTGCGGAAGAGGGCTGGATGGGCGAAGCACAGGCGGATGGCGCGCAGGCCGAGGAAGGGGTTGGCTTCGCCGGGCTGCCCAAGGGCGGGCAGGGGTTTGTCGCCGCCGATGTCGAGGGTGCGGATGATTACCGGTCGGCCGCCCACGGCTTCGGCGACCTGGCGGTAGGCGGCGTATTGTTCTTGTTCGTCGGGCAGGGCGGCCCGGTCCATGAAGAGGAATTCGCTGCGGAAGAGGCCGATGCCTTCGGCGCCAAAGCGCAGCGCCTGGGCGACGTCGGCCGGGCGGCCGATGTTGGCCCACAGCGCGAGCCGGCAGCCGTCGCGGGTGACGGCCGGTCCGTCGTCGGCGGGGCTTGTCCGGGCGGCGGCGCGTGCGGTGTAGGCGTCCAGGGTGGCGGGATCGGGGTTGACGGCCACGAGGCCGCGGCCGCCGTCGAGGATTATGAGGTCGCCGTCGCGGACGGTCTCTGCGATGCCGGCGACGCCCAGAACGGCGGGGATGCCCATGGACCGGGCCATGATGGCGGTGTGGGAGGTCTTGCCGCCAGTGGCGGTGACGAATCCCAGGGTGGCGGCGGGATCAAGCCGGGCCGTCTCGGAGGGGGTGAGCTCATGGGCGACGACGACGACCGGTTCCCCGGCTTCGGCCGCGGCCGGTGCGCCGCCGGCAAGGCAGGCGGTAAGGCGGCGGGCGAGGTCGTCGAGGTCGCCGGCCCGTTCGCGCAGATACGGGTCGTCGAGGCCGGCGAACAGCTCCCGGTAGGCGGCGAGGGTGGCTTGCAGCGACCAGACCGCCGTTTTGCCGGCGCGAATTTTTTCCTCGACGCCAAGCCTGAGTTCGTCGTCTGCCAACAGGAGGGCATGGGCTTCGAAGATGGCGCCTTCGTCAGCCCCCACCTTTGCGGTTACGTCGGCGGCGAGGGCGGTGAGCTCGTCGCGGGCCGCAGCGACGGCGGCGGCGAAGCGGACTATTTCGGCCTCGATCAACTCCGCCGGCAGGTGCTCCGGCGGCGGGGCGTCCAGTTTTTTGAGCACCAGGGCCTTGCCGATGGCCACGCCTTCCGACGCGGCGATGCCGCTGTACATGACAGACCTCCTGCAAGTTGTTATTTAGGTAGTATTTACCGCGGCCGCCGTTTTTCCTTTTCTTTATGGTGATCATGACCGGGTGGGGGTATCCTGCTGCGAAAACGTGGAAGAAAATGGCTTAAAAGCTGCGGCTGGGGACATAATAGGCCCAGACACCGTAGGAGGTGGTTCTGTGGCAAATTATCGCGTCAGCGACCGCGAACAGGGCTTCACTATTGTGGAGCTGGTCGTGGTGCTCGCCATCCTCGCCACGCTGGCAAGCCTGTATGTTCCCGCCGTCGAGACCGCCGCCGAAAACGCCGCCCTTTACAAGGCGAGGTCGGATCTGCGGGCGATCGACGGCGCCATCCTGTTCGGCGCACCACCCTCTCCCTTGCCGGCGCCGCCGGCTATGCTGCCGGGGGTGGCGGACGGCTACCGGATCGACAGCCAGCGGCAGCGGGCTTATCTGCCGGTGACGGTAAACGGCCAGGTGGTGAATCTGTACAGCGATACGCCGTTCCCTGCTAAGGGCGGTAAATGAAAAAAGCGCCGGCATATGCCGGCGCTTTTTCATTTCTTTGTTTGCTGCTGGAGCCATTTGACGATGGCCGCGCCCAGCTCTTCGTGGCGGCCGGCGAAGACGTGATCGGCGGCGGCGAGGAGGGCGAATTCTTTCGGGGCCGCGCAGGCGGCGTACAGTTCCTCGGAGCCGGCAAGCGGGACGGCGGCGTCGGCGGCGCCGTGGACGATGAGGAGGGGGACGGTGAAGGCCGCTGCGGCGGCGAGCGGGTCGTAGCCGCCGGCGGTGAGGTCGGCGACGAAGTCGCTGTCGAGAGCGAAGCCTTTGCCGTAGAAGTTGGCGATCCTTTCGCCGCGGGCGGCTTTGGCCCATAGCTCGGGGCCGAGGATGGTGTCGCGGAAGTTTTCCACGGGGTGGACGACGGGGGCGACGGCTATCCGCCCGGTCAGTCCCCGCTCGTCGGCGGTGAGGGCCACGAGGCCGCCGAGGCTGTGCCCGAGGAGGTATACCGGCCGATTGGGGAGACGGCTTGCGACCCAGGCGGCGACGCTGCGCAGGTCGTCCTGCCAGCCGGCGACGGTGGTGTCGGCGGCGAAGGCGCCTTCGCTGTCGCCGGAGCCGGCAAAGTCGAAGCGGACGGCGCAGAGGCCGGCGGCTTCGAGAATCTGGGCGAGGTCGCGCATGAGCTGGTTGGCGCCGACCTTGTCGCCGGTGAATCCGTGGCAGCAGATGACCACCGGGGCGCCGGCCGCCGCCTCCGGTTCATGGATCATTGCCGACAGCCTCTTGCCCCGGCTGGGTATCCATTCGTGTCTTTTCATGCCGCTACCCTTTCCGGAGGAAGCGCTCTTCGATAAAATCGGCCATGGCGACAGGGTCGTTGAGTCCGAATCTGGGCAGGCCGGGGTAGACGACGGCGTCGGTGACGATCGCGACTAGCTCGTCCTGAGGGCAGAGCGGCGCGTCGTTGACCGGGGGACGGAATATCTCTATGCGGGTGCGGCCTTCGCGCTTGTAGCCTTCGGTGAAGATGATGTCGACGTCGTGGACGCGCTTCACCACTTCTCTGAGCGGCAGTTCTTCCGCCACTTTGGCGATGATGGCCATTTTGGCCGGCGAGGAGATGCAGACGACATCGGCGCCCGCCTGGGCGTGCCGCCAGGTGTCCTTGCCGGGATGGTCCATCTCGAAGCCGTGGACGTCATGCTTGATGATGGCCAGTTTGTGACCGCGCCGTTTCATTTCGGCGATGAGTTTCTCGAGATAGGTGGTTTTGCCGGAATCGGCTTTGCCGACGAAAGAAAGTACCGGAATCATGAATTATCCCCCTTAGTTTTTTTGTTGTCCTGCTGTTTATCTGGCTCTTTCTTTGCCTGCCTGAAGGATGACCAGAACATCTGGATGCTCATAAAGGCGAAGAAGGCGCTGAACAGTCTGCGCAGCACGATGTCGGCGGTGATGTTGGCCGCATAGGCCCCGGCCATGCCGCCGAGGATGATGCCTACAGCCAGATACGGGACGTAGCGGTAGTCGATGAGGCGGTTGCGGTGGTGCTTGACGACGCCGACGACGGCGGTGGGGATCATGGCGGCGATGGCGGCCGCCTGGGCGGCGTGCTGGGGTACGCCGAGGAAGAATACCGCCGAGGCGACGAAGATGGCCCCGCCGCCGATGCCGAGGAGCCCGCTCAGAATGCCGGTTACGACGCCGGTGAGGATGGCGAGGATTATCATAGTCCCCACCCCATCCTGACCGACATGGCGAGGGCCAGCACGGCGAAGATGCGCTTGAGCACCGCCGGCCGCACTCTGGGCAGCAGCGCCGAGCCGAGGTAGGCGCCGGCCATGCCGCCAGCGGCGAACAGGGCGGCGAGGGCGACGTCGAGCTGGCCGAAGGAGTTGTAGACAAAGGCGCTCATGACAGCGCCGGGGATGACGATCGCCAGCGACGTGGCGTGGGCGGAGTGCTGGGATACGCCGAGGAAGTAGATCATGCACGGGACGAGGATGATGGCGCCGCCGATGCCGAGCAGGCCGCCCACCGCCCCGCCAACCGCGCCGATAAGGACGGCTTTGGCTTTGTCCATTGCCCACCTCTTTCTGTGACGATTGCGAGCACCTATATATATTCCCCGCCCTGAGGCCTTTTCCTTGCGGCCTGACCGGGACTAATTTCCTATCCGCAGCAAAAAAGGTAAACGACATAATCCGACGAACTATCTCATAGAAGTATGTCTTGCCAAATTATCCTGGCCTTGGAGGCAAGAAGAAGATGAGTACGCGACAATCCGGCCGCGGGCAGCGGGGCAACGACAGCGTCGTCCGCGTGCAGGCCGATATCCGCGACGGCGTGGAACAGGAAAGAATGAAGCGCTATGCGCGGGAATACAGACAGAGCAAAGAGGTCGAGGAGGCGCTGGCCAACCTGAGCCGCTTCACGCTGCGGCCGGTCGATTATGTCCCGGCTTTGACCCGCAAGGAGTGGGTCGAGCCGGCCATCCCCGATTTCAGCTATATCCTTATCGAGACGCGTCTGAAGGTGACGAACAAGTATCTGGCGGCGATCGCCAGCCTATTGCTCGGTGGCTTGTTCTTCGTCATCCTCAGCCTGGCATTTATGGATTCTTTCGTGCCGATCATCGGCGTCATCGGCCTGGCGGCCTGCACCCTTGCTCTTAACCGGGAGCTGCAGAACCGGCGACGGGAAGTCGACCGCGCCCTGACGACGGCCCGCGCCGATATCGAGCTCCGCCTGAAGGAGCTGAGGGAAAAAATCGAGGAGGAGCGCCAGACATTCGAGGCGGCGGAGAATCAACGGATAGAACGGGTCGAACGCCTGCTGAACGCCGACCCGGCCGCGGTCTTCGAACGGATCGAGGAGGTGCTGCAGAGCTACAAGCTGCCCTTTTATCTGCGCTGCACCGTCGACTTCTACGATATGGAGCCGCTTCTCACCCTCTACCTTCCCGGGCACAATGTCATCCCGCCCAATATCGTGAGCCTGTCGCAGGCCGGCGTCATCGACTACGAGGAAAAAACCGCTACGGCGATCAACCTGCAGTACAGCGAGGCGCTGGCCGGCAC of the Sporomusaceae bacterium genome contains:
- the ptsP gene encoding phosphoenolpyruvate--protein phosphotransferase; this encodes MYSGIAASEGVAIGKALVLKKLDAPPPEHLPAELIEAEIVRFAAAVAAARDELTALAADVTAKVGADEGAIFEAHALLLADDELRLGVEEKIRAGKTAVWSLQATLAAYRELFAGLDDPYLRERAGDLDDLARRLTACLAGGAPAAAEAGEPVVVVAHELTPSETARLDPAATLGFVTATGGKTSHTAIMARSMGIPAVLGVAGIAETVRDGDLIILDGGRGLVAVNPDPATLDAYTARAAARTSPADDGPAVTRDGCRLALWANIGRPADVAQALRFGAEGIGLFRSEFLFMDRAALPDEQEQYAAYRQVAEAVGGRPVIIRTLDIGGDKPLPALGQPGEANPFLGLRAIRLCFAHPALFRTQLRAILRASAHGDVRLMYPMIAAVGEITRANALLAECKAELAAGGLAHNSALPVGIMVEVPAVAAAADIFARHSDFFSLGTNDLTQYALAVDRMNETLGHLYQPLDPGVLRLISTVAAAARAAGKPAGICGELAADPVAAVLLLGLGLDELSASPASLPAVRRLVRAVTLADARRLANEALALDSAAAVRERVEAYLREIKFAI
- a CDS encoding prepilin-type N-terminal cleavage/methylation domain-containing protein, producing MANYRVSDREQGFTIVELVVVLAILATLASLYVPAVETAAENAALYKARSDLRAIDGAILFGAPPSPLPAPPAMLPGVADGYRIDSQRQRAYLPVTVNGQVVNLYSDTPFPAKGGK
- a CDS encoding alpha/beta fold hydrolase; translated protein: MKRHEWIPSRGKRLSAMIHEPEAAAGAPVVICCHGFTGDKVGANQLMRDLAQILEAAGLCAVRFDFAGSGDSEGAFAADTTVAGWQDDLRSVAAWVASRLPNRPVYLLGHSLGGLVALTADERGLTGRIAVAPVVHPVENFRDTILGPELWAKAARGERIANFYGKGFALDSDFVADLTAGGYDPLAAAAAFTVPLLIVHGAADAAVPLAGSEELYAACAAPKEFALLAAADHVFAGRHEELGAAIVKWLQQQTKK
- the mobB gene encoding molybdopterin-guanine dinucleotide biosynthesis protein B, yielding MIPVLSFVGKADSGKTTYLEKLIAEMKRRGHKLAIIKHDVHGFEMDHPGKDTWRHAQAGADVVCISSPAKMAIIAKVAEELPLREVVKRVHDVDIIFTEGYKREGRTRIEIFRPPVNDAPLCPQDELVAIVTDAVVYPGLPRFGLNDPVAMADFIEERFLRKG
- a CDS encoding sulfite exporter TauE/SafE family protein, producing MIILAILTGVVTGILSGLLGIGGGAIFVASAVFFLGVPQHAAQAAAIAAMIPTAVVGVVKHHRNRLIDYRYVPYLAVGIILGGMAGAYAANITADIVLRRLFSAFFAFMSIQMFWSSFRQAKKEPDKQQDNKKTKGDNS
- a CDS encoding sulfite exporter TauE/SafE family protein — protein: MYIGARNRHRKRWAMDKAKAVLIGAVGGAVGGLLGIGGAIILVPCMIYFLGVSQHSAHATSLAIVIPGAVMSAFVYNSFGQLDVALAALFAAGGMAGAYLGSALLPRVRPAVLKRIFAVLALAMSVRMGWGL